CCAACGTTTCCCGCCCGTCGTGGCCACGTTGCGGCTTACCCGGGACCGCCTGACGATCGAGCCCGCCGGGACCGCCGTCCTGAAGGTCGGCGACGAGGTCGTCGCCGCGCCCACCACGGTCGAGGAGGGCTGCACGCTGATCGTGCGCGGCCCCATCACGGCCCACGTCGAGCTCGTGCGACGAGGCGGCTCGTGGGCGGCGCGCGTCAGGGACCCGCTCATGGCCAGCGCCAAGGACCCCACCAAGGACGTGGCGTGGTTCCCTCCCGACCCGACCTGGGTGCTCGAGGCGGCCTTCGCTCCCGCCGAACCGGGCGAGGAGGTGGCGGTGAGCAACGTGCTCGGCCAGGTGAGCATGCAGCCGGTGGCCGGGCGCCTCACGTTCGCATGGGGCGGCGCCGAGCACACGCTGCTCGCCACGCACGGGAGTGACGGCGGACTCTTCGTCAGCTTCCGGGACGCGAGCAACAAGGCCCCTGACGACCCGAGCGGCCGGCTCGCGACCTACTCCGGCGGGCGCTACCTGAACACGGGGGCGCCGGTGGACGGGCGGGTGGTCCTCGACTTCAACCGCGCCATCCACCCGCCGTGCGCCCACACCCCGTACGCCACCTGTCCCGTGCCCACCCCCGGCAACGCCTTGCCGTTCGCCGTGCCCGTGGGGGAGGCGAACCCGCACCCCGAACTCGTGGTGGTGCCGAGCCGCCTTGGCTCGCTCACGCCCACGTTCGAAGCGGGCGGGCTGGGCCTCCTGGGGCGGTGAAGTACCTCTACCTCGACGTCGGTGGGGTCCTCCTGACCAACGGCTGGGATCACGTGGCGCGCCGCGAGGCCGCCCGAGTCTTCGGCATCGACGGGGACGCCATGGCGCTGAGGCACGACTTCATCTACAACGTCTACGAGATCGGGCGGATCACCCTCGACCGCTACCTCGACACCACCGTCTTCTACGAACCAAGGCCGTTCGGCAAGGCGGAGTTCGTGGAGTT
The Trueperaceae bacterium genome window above contains:
- a CDS encoding DUF1684 domain-containing protein produces the protein MEESKLTKDSGSEQSAWERGLEAWREKCIAGLAGPYGWWSLTCLAWLEDGPNALGSGGDCAVLLDQRFPPVVATLRLTRDRLTIEPAGTAVLKVGDEVVAAPTTVEEGCTLIVRGPITAHVELVRRGGSWAARVRDPLMASAKDPTKDVAWFPPDPTWVLEAAFAPAEPGEEVAVSNVLGQVSMQPVAGRLTFAWGGAEHTLLATHGSDGGLFVSFRDASNKAPDDPSGRLATYSGGRYLNTGAPVDGRVVLDFNRAIHPPCAHTPYATCPVPTPGNALPFAVPVGEANPHPELVVVPSRLGSLTPTFEAGGLGLLGR